From the genome of Nitrosomonas sp., one region includes:
- a CDS encoding DUF6519 domain-containing protein — translation MKTQLSRNSFDAKKRYSGIYQQMGRMLTDADWNELTDLSKSRLADALTDIIGSGTPRDRGLVRIAENPDGSKSYTLQWGYCYVDGIIAQVRPDPAATLTDPTGVAFEYEHQADFPGAPALPAGDYQLYVDVWERTVIALEDQQLLDPGLHGADTCTRTQTMAQVKWCETEVTPENAAHNPPVGEAKLTLELRQGSTEPDPCDPCAEEIALQDKLGNYLFRVEVHDVQYNASGQPERVILKWSSENGAEQYAIGVEPTGFGSDNWVYEFFDGFLDPDAITPETYDSEKHLGKHLATGFTPVRGELTKGYPDSVPSDYTAVRRWDGYCALEKIAGNWTLVAGADRGVDLSTGSSSDAHGHVTEGSTVIINHDVMTLTVEIADLPVLAGDFWYAVVRQAVNVAGDVLLIDEEPRGIVHHYMTLGSVIGGEFVAYDSDQCKRFEFPPLTDILATDVCYDGSQCDSLSTAKTVQDAIDQLCHSRDLRWHNKHLHGWGIVCGLIARCGPDTHIDPDDEDGVAERREVKITSGYAITCEGDDIVLESERIIDLIQRIEALEEQGTQVLKEGNGTVCLRLERDANGQPQVVVEPYDSEKHADKSILDGTLLMDFYQKCIVDLVEAIVSEFKFLNTDELNEVEGGTNGPVSIERRKLTSFINLIVQLFNQENGSYVFLSRKEHLILRDIYLNLRSLLQSKTFCAMFQGQDFPDYPFEKTGMTTYFGKNLHTRIQLHPSGDRVYSYGGTDNTINVYSVEKQELIQVLEMPSAEGAEVSAITFSQDGALLYAAASVRGIDSVFGIARVNDNHAWEEMTILCDIEITGMQMSQKDSGLIYAVGYGKGLFYLRPEVLMDQEKPRPEPVYAFNAVGHLAIDSQAALAYCTGVSKDIDPDRYDRVFICNLNIDGQQTQNPQELPLTDESGQTLSGTDGLTVSQKSGRGSGRLYVVVDGPNGADNKRLLTYNLPVGDNNQPVSTLDIENTTVSLAYHQESKQVLLAMEDGYRIQTVDENGKKSNVFRVPVQIQPTDVRVDSGSGQIYALNYISNTVSVIPANELDVTDAFLQQLAQYRQEVLRVFYALFGGLLQYLKDCFCDHLLVKCPTCDDEDVIYLATVEVRDNKVYNICNFDKRKYVKSFPTMEYWFSIVPVWPLLKTTVGRLCCSILPDFFAKQQDNVIKPIPAIGSAQTVTNRVSANTARKSVQTYQRTDIRAGLRNQVKTTQFIGQLATDRAVALADTGRRKNIGVRKQALLQSDVNDAIKELNNNQVEVAAIKKYDANNAGVYLTEFNQTPQRIDPGSKVTLYQKDGKVAFYAIEKQPATVTATLPDNVKAELQDFENRKQALANFDALNAELAKVETRRADLGELSAVRTEIDTLKSEKLAVQEELAALKVQVESIQSVRNTLSAELVELNKNILEAGKQQQDLRFAVNKTKPVMTLPLVTAEIDTDLRSLGISTVEDLAGADATRLTTVRSISSATAKRLIVSAQDLITKG, via the coding sequence ATGAAAACACAACTGTCACGAAACAGCTTTGATGCCAAAAAGCGTTATTCCGGCATTTATCAGCAAATGGGCAGAATGCTCACCGATGCCGACTGGAACGAACTGACCGATCTTAGCAAAAGCAGGCTGGCCGATGCATTAACCGACATAATCGGCAGTGGTACGCCGCGCGACCGGGGTCTGGTCAGGATTGCCGAAAATCCCGATGGCAGCAAAAGCTACACATTGCAGTGGGGGTATTGCTATGTGGACGGCATTATTGCGCAGGTGCGCCCTGATCCTGCCGCAACGTTGACCGATCCAACCGGCGTTGCATTTGAATATGAGCATCAGGCGGATTTTCCGGGTGCGCCGGCGCTACCCGCAGGGGATTATCAGCTCTATGTCGATGTCTGGGAACGTACGGTTATTGCACTGGAAGATCAACAATTGCTCGATCCCGGCCTGCATGGTGCAGATACCTGTACCCGTACACAAACCATGGCGCAGGTGAAATGGTGTGAAACCGAAGTAACACCAGAAAATGCCGCGCACAATCCACCGGTTGGCGAAGCGAAGCTGACACTGGAATTGCGCCAGGGCAGTACCGAGCCGGACCCCTGCGATCCCTGCGCAGAGGAGATTGCGCTACAGGACAAATTGGGAAATTACCTGTTTCGCGTTGAAGTGCATGATGTCCAATATAATGCAAGTGGTCAGCCTGAACGCGTTATCCTGAAATGGTCGTCTGAAAACGGTGCAGAGCAGTATGCTATTGGCGTTGAACCGACAGGTTTCGGTTCGGATAACTGGGTGTATGAATTTTTTGACGGGTTTCTTGATCCCGATGCAATTACGCCGGAAACCTATGACAGCGAAAAGCATCTGGGAAAACACCTGGCGACGGGTTTTACCCCGGTACGCGGTGAATTAACCAAAGGCTACCCGGATTCGGTACCGTCGGATTATACCGCTGTGCGCCGGTGGGACGGGTACTGCGCGCTTGAAAAAATAGCAGGCAACTGGACTCTGGTCGCTGGCGCGGATCGTGGCGTGGACTTGTCCACCGGTTCGAGTAGCGACGCGCATGGTCATGTCACTGAAGGCAGCACGGTGATAATCAATCACGATGTGATGACGTTGACTGTCGAAATTGCCGACTTGCCGGTTCTGGCCGGTGACTTTTGGTATGCGGTTGTGCGGCAGGCCGTTAATGTGGCCGGAGATGTACTGTTGATTGATGAAGAACCCCGCGGCATTGTGCATCATTACATGACGCTTGGCAGTGTTATCGGCGGTGAGTTTGTTGCGTATGACAGTGATCAGTGCAAACGCTTTGAATTTCCGCCGCTGACCGATATTCTGGCAACAGATGTTTGTTACGACGGCAGCCAATGTGACAGTCTGTCAACCGCAAAAACAGTGCAGGATGCGATCGATCAGTTGTGCCATTCGCGCGATCTGCGCTGGCATAACAAACATCTGCATGGCTGGGGGATAGTCTGTGGATTGATCGCGCGCTGCGGACCCGATACGCATATTGATCCTGATGACGAAGACGGCGTAGCGGAACGGCGGGAAGTCAAGATAACTTCCGGCTATGCCATTACCTGTGAAGGCGATGATATCGTTCTTGAATCCGAACGGATTATTGATCTGATACAGCGTATCGAGGCGCTGGAAGAACAGGGGACCCAAGTGCTAAAAGAGGGTAACGGCACGGTCTGCCTGCGTCTGGAACGTGATGCTAACGGTCAGCCACAGGTTGTCGTTGAACCTTACGATTCAGAAAAGCATGCCGATAAATCCATACTGGACGGTACCTTGCTGATGGATTTCTATCAGAAATGTATCGTGGATCTGGTGGAAGCGATTGTGTCCGAATTCAAGTTTCTGAACACCGACGAACTGAATGAAGTTGAAGGTGGTACAAATGGGCCGGTTTCGATTGAACGCAGAAAGCTGACGAGTTTTATCAACTTGATCGTTCAATTGTTCAATCAGGAGAATGGATCTTATGTGTTTCTGTCCCGTAAAGAGCATTTGATATTACGTGACATTTACCTGAATTTAAGAAGTCTTTTGCAAAGTAAAACATTCTGCGCAATGTTTCAGGGGCAGGATTTTCCCGATTATCCGTTTGAGAAGACCGGGATGACGACCTACTTTGGCAAAAACCTGCATACCCGTATCCAATTGCATCCATCCGGAGACCGGGTGTATTCCTATGGCGGCACCGATAATACCATCAATGTCTATAGTGTTGAGAAACAGGAACTGATACAGGTACTGGAAATGCCGTCCGCCGAGGGCGCCGAAGTGTCTGCAATCACCTTTTCACAGGATGGCGCATTGCTGTATGCCGCTGCCAGCGTGCGCGGCATCGATTCGGTATTCGGAATAGCCCGCGTCAATGACAACCATGCCTGGGAAGAAATGACGATTCTTTGCGACATAGAAATTACCGGCATGCAAATGTCGCAAAAGGATAGCGGACTGATTTATGCGGTTGGTTATGGCAAGGGGCTTTTTTATCTGCGCCCCGAAGTGCTGATGGACCAGGAAAAACCGCGGCCAGAGCCCGTCTACGCATTTAACGCAGTCGGTCATTTGGCCATTGATAGCCAAGCGGCGCTTGCCTATTGCACGGGTGTGTCAAAAGACATTGATCCGGATCGCTACGACCGGGTATTTATTTGCAACCTCAATATCGACGGCCAGCAGACACAGAATCCGCAAGAACTGCCTTTGACGGATGAAAGCGGCCAGACATTGTCTGGCACTGATGGTTTAACCGTAAGCCAGAAAAGTGGTCGTGGATCGGGACGGTTGTATGTCGTTGTCGATGGCCCCAACGGCGCCGATAACAAACGGCTTTTGACCTATAATTTACCGGTTGGTGATAACAACCAGCCTGTCTCAACGCTGGATATCGAGAATACAACCGTCAGTCTTGCCTATCATCAGGAATCGAAACAGGTATTACTGGCGATGGAAGATGGCTATCGTATCCAGACAGTCGATGAAAATGGCAAGAAAAGCAATGTGTTCCGTGTGCCGGTCCAAATCCAGCCGACAGATGTGCGGGTCGATTCAGGCAGCGGTCAGATTTATGCCCTGAATTATATCAGCAATACCGTGAGCGTGATTCCGGCCAATGAACTCGATGTGACCGACGCATTTCTGCAGCAACTCGCACAATACCGTCAGGAAGTGCTGCGCGTATTTTATGCCTTGTTCGGTGGCCTGTTGCAATACCTGAAAGATTGCTTCTGCGATCATTTGCTGGTGAAATGCCCTACCTGTGATGATGAGGACGTGATTTATCTTGCGACCGTCGAGGTGCGCGATAACAAGGTGTATAACATCTGCAATTTTGACAAGCGCAAGTATGTGAAATCGTTTCCAACCATGGAATACTGGTTCTCGATTGTTCCCGTCTGGCCGTTGCTGAAAACGACGGTGGGAAGACTGTGCTGTTCGATTTTGCCGGATTTCTTTGCCAAGCAACAGGATAACGTGATTAAACCCATACCGGCAATCGGTTCTGCACAAACGGTAACAAATCGAGTCAGCGCAAATACTGCAAGAAAAAGCGTGCAGACCTATCAGCGCACCGATATCAGAGCGGGGCTCAGAAACCAGGTTAAAACAACGCAGTTTATCGGTCAATTGGCGACTGATCGTGCTGTTGCGCTGGCTGATACCGGCCGCCGTAAAAATATCGGGGTGCGCAAACAGGCGTTGCTGCAAAGTGATGTCAATGATGCGATCAAGGAATTGAATAACAATCAGGTCGAAGTAGCCGCGATAAAAAAATACGATGCCAATAATGCCGGTGTATATCTGACTGAATTCAACCAGACCCCGCAACGCATTGATCCGGGCAGTAAAGTCACGCTATACCAGAAAGATGGCAAGGTGGCTTTTTATGCCATTGAAAAACAGCCCGCAACTGTTACCGCAACGCTACCCGATAATGTAAAAGCCGAACTGCAGGATTTTGAAAATCGGAAACAGGCTTTGGCCAATTTTGATGCGCTGAATGCCGAGTTGGCAAAAGTAGAAACACGCCGGGCGGATCTGGGTGAACTGAGTGCAGTCCGGACTGAAATTGACACCCTGAAATCGGAAAAACTGGCTGTTCAGGAAGAACTTGCTGCGCTCAAGGTGCAAGTTGAATCCATCCAGTCGGTGCGTAACACGTTGTCAGCAGAACTGGTCGAGTTGAATAAGAATATTCTTGAAGCCGGTAAACAGCAACAAGACCTTCGATTTGCGGTTAATAAGACCAAACCGGTTATGACGCTGCCGCTCGTAACTGCGGAAATCGATACAGATTTACGCAGTCTGGGAATCAGCACTGTAGAAGACCTGGCTGGCGCTGATGCAACCAGACTCACAACCGTGCGCAGTATAAGTTCAGCGACGGCAAAGCGGCTCATTGTGTCTGCGCAAGACTTGATTACCAAAGGCTAA
- a CDS encoding phage tail protein, with amino-acid sequence MVDKAYDKILYRIVPAVYRNRDNSQYGGSGDLKKYFTGNAVLLNQLHATLDQLLADNFPDNPLDNSLACQDWLLPYFADLLDVRLVSPLVKGRRDEIAKAIRWRQRKGTLRVVEEVAESIAQLEVVLHEGWKHVAMTPRIDAPLIPETLYGFSKTVPVEPPSIASRHPDLPVVTPDFRCTSGAVSSNTSNPAAQQSEIDGDARVWRQVSFHGAPCNPGSYEDVSRRTVDFRCGNWRHGHFHPDRILLYTVPPAGSFPANIQTVNWSEEPGEAFLKRIDVITEGNTTVYRNKTFGRDNFSPVNIRRTIQLGQVADGVGDPDFHIWRFEGVNILNTLVLDSGRVELVKCAARKVEVHSIDKVSAVITAKDCLFRQVQAARGLVKLEYCTVLESTLSEHLFASDCIFLGLVHRHHLPDLTPPVRHCVRYSRIAKDQDEGDMRLIHTTRALPVMFSTKFGERGCGVLHPATPEAIVHGAEDGTEMGAYHSDYLSLLADAVIEKLNDYLPLGKEAVVIPDTRLLDIPE; translated from the coding sequence ATGGTTGACAAAGCGTATGACAAAATACTTTATCGAATTGTCCCGGCGGTTTACCGCAATCGGGATAATTCGCAGTATGGCGGCAGTGGGGATCTGAAGAAATATTTCACCGGCAATGCGGTGTTGCTCAATCAACTGCACGCGACGCTGGATCAATTGCTTGCCGATAATTTCCCGGATAATCCGCTGGATAATTCACTGGCGTGTCAGGACTGGCTGTTACCCTATTTTGCAGATTTGCTGGATGTGCGGCTGGTTTCTCCGCTGGTAAAAGGCCGCCGCGATGAAATTGCCAAAGCCATCCGCTGGCGGCAGAGAAAAGGGACGCTGCGCGTCGTTGAAGAAGTGGCCGAATCGATTGCGCAACTCGAAGTGGTATTGCACGAAGGCTGGAAGCATGTCGCCATGACGCCGCGAATTGACGCGCCGCTTATTCCGGAAACGCTTTATGGTTTCAGTAAAACCGTGCCTGTGGAACCGCCGTCAATTGCGTCCCGTCATCCCGATTTGCCGGTCGTTACACCGGATTTTCGTTGTACATCCGGCGCCGTTTCATCCAACACCAGTAATCCGGCTGCGCAGCAAAGTGAAATCGATGGCGACGCCCGGGTATGGCGTCAGGTGAGTTTTCATGGCGCGCCATGCAACCCTGGCAGCTATGAAGATGTTTCCCGCCGCACCGTGGATTTTCGTTGTGGAAACTGGCGGCACGGTCATTTTCATCCGGATCGTATTTTGCTCTATACCGTTCCGCCGGCCGGTTCTTTTCCTGCAAACATACAGACCGTGAACTGGTCGGAAGAACCCGGCGAAGCGTTTTTGAAACGTATTGATGTGATAACCGAGGGAAATACCACAGTCTATCGTAATAAGACATTCGGTCGGGACAATTTCAGTCCGGTCAATATTCGCAGGACGATCCAGCTTGGACAGGTTGCCGATGGTGTTGGTGATCCCGATTTTCATATCTGGCGCTTTGAAGGCGTCAATATACTCAATACGTTAGTGCTGGATTCTGGACGGGTGGAGTTGGTGAAGTGCGCTGCACGCAAGGTTGAAGTGCACAGTATCGACAAAGTGTCTGCCGTGATTACGGCCAAAGACTGTTTGTTTAGACAGGTTCAGGCTGCACGCGGGCTGGTTAAGCTGGAGTATTGCACGGTTCTGGAGTCGACCTTGAGCGAGCATCTTTTTGCCAGCGATTGCATTTTTCTGGGACTGGTTCACAGGCATCACCTGCCCGATCTGACTCCGCCGGTACGACACTGCGTCCGGTATTCACGTATCGCCAAGGATCAGGATGAAGGCGATATGCGATTGATTCATACCACGCGTGCTTTACCGGTGATGTTTTCAACGAAATTTGGTGAACGGGGTTGCGGGGTATTGCATCCAGCGACTCCAGAAGCCATCGTGCACGGCGCGGAAGACGGCACCGAAATGGGCGCCTATCACAGCGATTATTTAAGTCTACTGGCTGATGCAGTTATTGAAAAACTCAACGATTATTTGCCGCTGGGTAAGGAAGCCGTGGTCATCCCTGATACGCGTCTGCTGGATATACCTGAGTAG